Below is a window of Clostridiales bacterium DNA.
GCCGGGCGCCGCGGAAGTGACCGGCCGCATCCTGCAGGGAAAGATGGACGCGTACAACGACTTCGGCAATTCCCCGCTGAAGACGGAAACCTTCAGCGATTTCGAAATCCGCGGGGATGAAATCCATGTGCGGATGCCGGCATGCTCCGTGGCGGAGCTCCGCGTGAAGATCTGAAGAACCGTATGAGAAGAGAGCCCGGGAGTGAATTCCCCGGGCTCTTTTCTTTTGGCCCAATATTGAAAAAACAACTGTGATATGGTATAAACAATAACAGAAACAGTATATGCCCAACGGGACCGGAAGAAAAACAAATACGCTGCAGTCGTGTTTCACGACGGAGGACAGGAGAAAGAACATGAAAAAAGGGATCTTTATCACCGTGATCTGCGTTCTTGCCGTGGCAGCTATCGCACTGGGAATGCTGTACTATACGAGCAATGAGGACAAAACCCGGCAGATCAAAACCCTGATGGCCGATGCGGACAGGCAGGCGGACCAGATTGAACGGCTCAGCGCGGACGTGGAGGACAAAGCGCTGCGGATCGAGGGCCTGGACGCGGACGCCGCAGACAAGGCCGCGCAGATCGAGACACTGAACGCGGATGTGTCCGACAAGGCGGCACAGATCGAAACGCTGAACGCGGATGTGTCCGACAAGGCGGCACAGATCGAAACGCTGAACGCGGACGTGTCCGACAAGGCGGCACAGATCGAAACGCTGAACGCGGACGTGTCCGACAAGGCGGCGCAGATTGAAACGCTGAACGCGGACGTGGCGGACAAAGCCGCGCAGATTGAGACACTGAATGCGGATGTCTCGGACAAAGCCGCGCAGATTGAGACACTGAACGCGGATGTGGCGGACAAGGCGGCGCAGATTGAAACGCTGAACGCGGATGTGGCGGACAAGGCGGCGCAGATCGAGACGCTGAACGCGGATATGGCGGACCAGGCAACGCAGATTGAAACACTGAAAGCCGAAGCGGCAGACAAGGCCGCCGAGATTGAGACGCTGAAGGCGGACGCCGCGGACAAGGCCGCCGAGATTGAGACGCTGAAGGCCGACGCAGCAGAAAAAGCCGTTCAGGCTGAGACGCCGGCTGCGGATGCCGCAGACAAGGCGGAACAGGCGGATGCTCCGGACGCGGAGACCGCGGAACAGGCGGCCCGGATGGATGAACTGAGCGCGGATGCCGCCGAGCAGATTGAGACGCTGAAGGCGGAGGTTGCGGACAAGGCAGCCCTGATCGATGCCCTGAACGCCAATATCACCGAGCAGGTTGAGACCCTGAAGGCGCAGATTACGGAGAAGGAAGACCTGATCCAGAAACTGGAAACGGACGCCAAAGACAAAGCGGCGCAGATTGATGCGCTGAACGCGGATATCGCGGACAAGGCGGCGCAGATCGACGCGCTGAGTGCGGACGTTGCGGACAAAACCGCCCGGATGGATGCCATGGACGCGGATGCCGCGGAAAGAGCCAAACTGGTGGAGACGCTGCAGGCAGACGTGGAAAGCAAGACGGAACAGATCGGAATCCTGAACACGGATATTGCGGAGAAGGCCACACAGATTGAAACGCTGAACGCGGATATCACAGAGAAGGCTGCACAGATTGAGACGCTGAACGCGGACATCGCGGACAAGGCCGCGCAGATCGACACGCTGAATACGGCCGTTGCGGACCAGACCGCGCAGATTGAAGCCCTGAACACCGATGTGGACACTCTGCAGAAGGCGCAGGAAGACAGCACATACCGGTTTGAGGAGCTGAAGAAGCTGTTTATGACGACATTCAGCGCTTCTTCGGACAACGCGCTGGCCAACCTGGAAGGCAATGAAAATGTGGAAGTGATCCGCCGTTTCCGGATCCGGGAGGAAGACAATCCCAACGCGCGCTCGTACCCCGGCATCGCGGCGGACAATATCCTGGGCCATGCCACCGCTTCCCAGGAGTACACGATCCTGGACGTTTCGGACAACGGATGGTACCTGATCCGGCTGGACAGCGGGGAAACCGCCTGGGTCAACGGAAAGATGGGAAGCGTGGTGGAAATCGGATTCAACTTCGCATCCGACACGCCTGACGCGGCAGCTGAAGGCGGGGAATGACCGGGAAGGCCGGTGCGCCTGTAAAACATGACAAACGGTAAACAAAAAAGACCTGCCCGATCCGGGCAGGCCTTTTCCATATCCGGAAGAGAATCAGGTGCGCGGTCAGACCACCGTGCGGAGCAGGTCCCGCTGCGCTTCCGTGAGCATGGCGTCCCCGGCTTCCCGCAGGGCCAGCACATGTTCCACTTTACTGGCGCCGACGAGCGGGAAGGCCGGGAAGGGCTGGCTGATGAGCCAGGCCAGGGCGATGCTGCTCACGGACAGGCCGGTTTCTTCCCGGATCGCCCGGATCCGCTCCAGGATGGCGCGGTTTTCCGGACAGTCGAATTCCCGGCGCAGGTTATCGGTGAGGGCGTCTCCGTCCCGGGTGTCCAGCCGGGTGAAATACCCGTGGGCCTGGGAGGAGAAGCAGAAGCAGGGCATGCCGGTTTCCCGGTGCATGCGCCATGTTTCCGCGTCCATGCCCCGGGTGGTGGGGTCCAGGAAGAAACGCTGCTCCGCCAGGCTGAACTGGGGCTGGTTGGCGGAAAGGCGGGTGAGCCCGTGGGCGTCGGCCCAGGCGTTGGCCTCCCGGATTCGCGCCGGCGCCCAATTGGAAACGCCGACCATGCGGGCAGAGCCGTTCTCCACGAGGCTGTGCAGGGTTTCCATGATCTGCCCGACCGGGCGGGACGGATCATCCCGGTGGAGGAAGTAAATATCCACATGATCCGTCCGCAGGTCCTCCAGGCTGGCGGCCATATCGCCCCGGATCTCCTCCGGGGACAGGCGGCTGCGCTGCATATCATTGAACGGCGGATGGCCGCCCTTGGTGCTCAGGAAAATCTGCCGGCGGTTGCCCCGGGCTTCCATCCAGCGGCCGACGATTTTCTCGCTTTCCCCGTTCTTCGGGGTCACAAAATCGCCGTATACCCGGGCGGTATCGACCAGGTTTCCGCCCAGGGAGACATAGGCGTCCAGCAGGTCCCGGGCGAGCCCTTCCGGGTGCCGCCCGCCAAACTCCGCCGTGCCCATGCCAATGACGGATATCTCATATTTTCCGAATGACTGCTTTCTCATAAAGGGTCATCCTTTCCGGAGGCGTTACGCCTCCCGGCCGAAGACCTCCCACTGCCGCAGGGCGGGGAAGGCGGAGGGGTCGTCGCTCTTGATCATCCGCTCCAGGCGCAGCCAGCGGACGGTGCGGTTTCCCAGGTCGATCCACTGGCGGTTGCCGGTCTTTTCCAGGTCAAAGGAAAGCTCCGTCCCGTCCGACAGGACGGCATGGCCGGAGACCCAGTAGGCATCGTGCGGGAAGTCCGCCCGGAGGGTCAGCGCCATCCTTTCGGCAACGACCGGGCGGCCCAGGTCCAGCAGGCACCAGGCATCCTCCCGGGCGCCGATGCCCCAGCTTTCAAAGGGCCATTCCCCGTGGAACGTATTGTGGCGGAGCCCGTCGATGACGTTGCGGGCGCAGAAGCACGCCTCATTGCGGGTTTCCACGTTGGCGGTGCAGTGGGGGAAGAAATCCGTATCCCCGCGCAGGTCCGCCGGGTTGAGGGCAACGTTGCGGACTTCGCGGAGCGTTTCTTCCGGAACCGCCGCGGCGCGGATGATATGCCGGGGCTGGTCAAACAGGCCCGGCGCGTAGGCCAGGCGGTGCTCCCCGGCGGGAACGGTCCAGGTCATGCTTCCCTCCGGGAGGAAAACCTCCCCGGCGGGGATGGACTGGTCCATCTGCACGGTGAGGTGCTTCGCGCCGGAAATGCGGATGACGTCCCCGGGCTCGTATACGCGGTCGACGGACAGGAGGGCTTCCTCCGGGTGCTCCGCGGAGGCGAGGACGGCGCCGTCCGGCGCCTGGACAAGAATCGTAATCATGGCAGTTTTCCTCCGGTATTACAGTTTGCGGAAGCCCAGGTGCACGCCGCAGCTTTCGCGGACGATGAGCGTGGCTTCCCGGACCATGGCAAAGGAACGGGACGAGGATTCGCGGGCCAGCAGCAGCTCCCGCACGGCGCTCTGGGCCATTTCCTCCGGGTGGAGGTCCACCGAGGTGAGGGCGGGATCCGTATAGGCGCAGAAGAACTGGTTGTCGCAGCCGATGATGGCCATATCCTCCGGGAGGGTGAGGCCCATTTTCTTCAGCTGCTTCATAACGCCCAGGGCGACCAGGTCGTTGAAGGTGACGATGGCGGTGGGCCAGCGGTTCCGGTCCAGGCCGGAGAGCATCCGCAGCACGGCGCGCTCGCCGCTTTCCATATCATATCCGGCGTCCACGTGGTAGGCGGGATCGTCCGGCAGGTCCATCATGCGGAGCTGTTCCAGGAAGCCGACGCCGCGGCGGGAGGTATCCTTGCTGTGCATGGAGCCGCCCAGGAATGCGATGCGCCGGTGGCCCAGGGTGTGCAGGTGCCGGACCGGCAGGCGGGAACAGTTGACCAGGTCGCTCTGGATGCAGATGCAGTCCAGGGAGACGTCCGGCGGGCAGATGGTGGCGACGGGCATATATTTGCCGAGCTTTTCCAGGGCGGTGTTCAGGTCGCCCCGGTCCTCAGACCAGATGCTGCCGGCAAAGAGCACGCCGTCCATCCGGCAGCGGATCAGCTCGTTGACAATCTCGGGGGAGATGGCCTGGTTTTCCATCGTCTGGAACAGGCGGAGGCTGCAGCCGTTCTTTTCCGCCTCCCACCAGGCAGCATCGAAGATCCGGTTGAAATACAGGTTGGATATTACGGGAAGCACAACCGCCAGGGTGCGGCTGCGGCCGCCCTCCAGGTTCTGGGCGGAGATGCTGGGGGAGTAGGCGTGGGCGTCGATGACCTGCTGCACCTTCAGGCGGGTGGCTTCCTTTACATGCGGGTCCTTCCGGACGACGCGCGTGACGGTGGCGGTGGAGACGCCGGCTTCCCGGGCAATGTCGTAGATGGTGGCTTTCTTTGTCATGCGGTTTTCCTCCGATGAGAATGAATCCGGTAACAATATAGCATGATCTCCCGCGAAAAGCAAGAAAAATGTTACCGATAACATGAATTATGTTCAGAATTTTTGATACATTTTTGGGAAAAATACTTGACAGAACGGGGGCTAAAACATAAAATAAGGACAAATACAGGGAAAAATACGCGGTCAACCGGTCCGAAAGCAAGGAACGGAATGCCCAGGACTATGAAACCGGTAACATTTCCCCGACATCATTACAGAGGAGGAACCCCCATGAAGAAAATGTTGTCCCTGCTGCTGGCGGCCATGCTGGTGCTGCTGGCCATCCCCGCCATGGCGGAAGACCAGGTGATCACCGTGGTGACCTGGGACGCCACCACCACCCCCTACCTGATTGCCCAGAAGGAAGCTTTTGAAGCGGCCAACCCCGGCATCAAAATCGAGTATGTGGACGTTGCTTCCCAGGACTACGCGGTGAAGACGACCACCATGCTCGAAGGCGGCGACAAGAGCGACGTCTACATGATCAAGGAAATCGACAACCTGATCAATTGGCAGGCCCAGGGCTTCGCGGCCCCGCTGGATACCGCTGACTACGACATGTCCGGTTTTGTCGGAACCGAAGCGAACTACGCGGTGGACGGCGTGCAGTACGCGATCCCCTTCCGCAGCGACTTCTGGGTGCTGTTCTACAACAAGGACCTGTTCGACGCGGCCGGTGTGGAATATCCCACCAACGACATGACCTGGGACCAGTACGCTGAACTGGCCAAGAAGATGACCAATCCCGAGAAGGAAATCTACGGCACCCACTATCACACCTGGCTGTCCGCGGTTGCCAACTGGGCGGTCTGCGACGGCGTGAATACCCTGGCTGACGGTCAGTATGACGACCTGCTTTACTTCTACAAGCTGTACCAGGATCTGGAAGACAGCGGCGCCTGCATGAGCTTCGCGGACCTGAAGGCCGCCGGCCTGCACTACTCCGGCGCGTTCGCCAACGGCAACATCGCCATGATGCCCATGGGCTACTGGTACGTTTCCACCCTGATCGGCTACAACAAGGACGGCACCTGCAGCTTCAACTGGGGCATCACCGCTGTTCCGCACCTGGAAGGCGTGCCTGCCGGATCTTCCTTCGGCAACCTGACCGGCGCGATGATCAACGCGAAGTCCGAGAACAAGGACCTGGCCTGGAAGTATGTTGCATGGCTGGGCGGCCCCGAAGGCGCGAAGGCGACCGCTTCTGTCGGCGCCCGTCCCGCGTGGGTTTCCGAGGATGTTGCCGGCGCGATGGCTTCCGTGGAAGGCTTCCCGGCGGACGAGACCAGCAAGGGCGCTCTGCTGCCCTCCGGCGTCGCGATGGAGTGGCCGGTGGCTGAAAAGGTCGCGGACATCAAGACCATCGTCAACGAAGAGCACAGCATGATCATGGCCCGCGAAATCACCCCCGAAGAGGGCATCGAAGAGATGAACGAGCGGGTTGCGGAACTGTTTGAATAATCCGGTAAGATAAACAGAACCCCAGGGCAGGGAAGGCGGCTTGCCTTCCCTGCCTTTTTCAGGACAAGGGAAAGGAAAGATGACACATGAGCCAGGCCGAAGTGAAGAAAGTCCGGCGGAAGATGGGTAAGCTGGAGCGGAAAAACACGCTCGTGGCCTATTCCTTCCTGGCACCGAACTTTATCGGTTTCGCGGTCTTTACGCTGGTGCCGGTAATCTGCGCGATCCTGCTTTCGCTGTTTGAGTGGAACGGCGGCGACATCTCCAAGATGAAGTACGTGGGGCTGGACAACTACGCCACGATCTTTGCCACGAAAAAGGTGGCGGAGAAGGGGATTGAGTACTTCTTCAACCGGGCGGACCTGGGCATCGCGCTGAAGAATACCGTGTACTACACGATTGTGACCGTGCCGCTGACGATCGCCTGCGCGCTGGCGCTGGCCCTGCTGCTGAACAAGATCAAAG
It encodes the following:
- a CDS encoding aldo/keto reductase, yielding MRKQSFGKYEISVIGMGTAEFGGRHPEGLARDLLDAYVSLGGNLVDTARVYGDFVTPKNGESEKIVGRWMEARGNRRQIFLSTKGGHPPFNDMQRSRLSPEEIRGDMAASLEDLRTDHVDIYFLHRDDPSRPVGQIMETLHSLVENGSARMVGVSNWAPARIREANAWADAHGLTRLSANQPQFSLAEQRFFLDPTTRGMDAETWRMHRETGMPCFCFSSQAHGYFTRLDTRDGDALTDNLRREFDCPENRAILERIRAIREETGLSVSSIALAWLISQPFPAFPLVGASKVEHVLALREAGDAMLTEAQRDLLRTVV
- a CDS encoding carbohydrate-binding protein, translated to MITILVQAPDGAVLASAEHPEEALLSVDRVYEPGDVIRISGAKHLTVQMDQSIPAGEVFLPEGSMTWTVPAGEHRLAYAPGLFDQPRHIIRAAAVPEETLREVRNVALNPADLRGDTDFFPHCTANVETRNEACFCARNVIDGLRHNTFHGEWPFESWGIGAREDAWCLLDLGRPVVAERMALTLRADFPHDAYWVSGHAVLSDGTELSFDLEKTGNRQWIDLGNRTVRWLRLERMIKSDDPSAFPALRQWEVFGREA
- a CDS encoding LacI family DNA-binding transcriptional regulator, which produces MTKKATIYDIAREAGVSTATVTRVVRKDPHVKEATRLKVQQVIDAHAYSPSISAQNLEGGRSRTLAVVLPVISNLYFNRIFDAAWWEAEKNGCSLRLFQTMENQAISPEIVNELIRCRMDGVLFAGSIWSEDRGDLNTALEKLGKYMPVATICPPDVSLDCICIQSDLVNCSRLPVRHLHTLGHRRIAFLGGSMHSKDTSRRGVGFLEQLRMMDLPDDPAYHVDAGYDMESGERAVLRMLSGLDRNRWPTAIVTFNDLVALGVMKQLKKMGLTLPEDMAIIGCDNQFFCAYTDPALTSVDLHPEEMAQSAVRELLLARESSSRSFAMVREATLIVRESCGVHLGFRKL
- a CDS encoding sugar ABC transporter substrate-binding protein; this encodes MKKMLSLLLAAMLVLLAIPAMAEDQVITVVTWDATTTPYLIAQKEAFEAANPGIKIEYVDVASQDYAVKTTTMLEGGDKSDVYMIKEIDNLINWQAQGFAAPLDTADYDMSGFVGTEANYAVDGVQYAIPFRSDFWVLFYNKDLFDAAGVEYPTNDMTWDQYAELAKKMTNPEKEIYGTHYHTWLSAVANWAVCDGVNTLADGQYDDLLYFYKLYQDLEDSGACMSFADLKAAGLHYSGAFANGNIAMMPMGYWYVSTLIGYNKDGTCSFNWGITAVPHLEGVPAGSSFGNLTGAMINAKSENKDLAWKYVAWLGGPEGAKATASVGARPAWVSEDVAGAMASVEGFPADETSKGALLPSGVAMEWPVAEKVADIKTIVNEEHSMIMAREITPEEGIEEMNERVAELFE